One segment of Onychomys torridus chromosome 3, mOncTor1.1, whole genome shotgun sequence DNA contains the following:
- the C3H7orf31 gene encoding uncharacterized protein C7orf31 homolog — MEVIHGRAYCCRELEGADILSNTFYSNQVHTPFETATRPTASEDRYRELRASVPQCRLPWGAEREYGGIIPVALPEEHRPKCEPPRVMGKGHQHYGFGGEIWPKKLPIEQFYYLTPNKKSDVYGNDSLLPKPPNSAVGEICSVYPIEHPYHTHISRGAMFPTFTSPKDLYNGIKARTQQPFPPTVPTKAYDTTVLKTRGNPYRYELLDFPMDSKKKALTWPGQGVYYDFPKCVEKNKPVFYPKPPKTFAPNPSLNPWDAVNSAKEANIQRNLERSHWITSYTNDFTGLGPMSPLELDDYHEKEVAELTGQIGFDPQPQEKFHPALKPPKPLEGRIARLIHNQRPLEAMVQGPPSCPDCTPRALCAFHTFIPSSTEMMAMNDNLLPGITHKNQDIEEKIKEEQGLMSTYTLPTCYPTKDLTNLYDLKSFPKITDTKKTDDLYWRQLAMKPLPITCSKSNHYIDYEPLKSAFRDPYTMCQNPVRLSKSNILHNRTDMDDFTFNHFLSKPEFLDPDMESNEETRPIWAWVPRAGVPKPQTNLLDLRNSFSKSMAQKRLHDSIQEEQKDLRDKIHSGMRHHFYGHNSHYFYN; from the exons ATGGAGGTAATTCATGGGAGGGCCTACTGTTGCAGGGAGCTTGAAGGAGCTGACATCCTGTCAAACACCTTTTACTCAAATCAAGTGCACACCCCGTTCGAAACAGCTACTCGCCCAACTGCTTCAGAAGatag GTATCGGGAGCTGAGGGCATCAGTGCCACAATGCAGGCTGCCATGGGGCGCCGAAAGGGAGTATGGTGGCATTATCCCAGTTGCTCTTCCTGAAGAACACAGGCCTAAATGTGAGCCTCCCCGAGTCATGGGCAAAGGACACCAGCATTATGGATTTGGTGGAGAGATCTGGCCAAA AAAGCTTCCTATTGAACAGTTCTACTATTTGACACCAAACAAGAAAAGTGATGTCTATGGAAACGATTCTTT GTTACCCAAACCACCTAATTCAGCAGTAGG AGAAATCTGCTCAGTGTATCCAATTGAACATCCCTACCATACACACATAAGCCGCGGCGCCATGTTTCCGACCTTCACATCACCTAAGGACCTCTACAACGGCATCAAAGCCCGCACCCAGCAGCCTTTTCCTCCTACAGTGCCAACCAAGGCCTATGATACAACGGTTCTGAAGACAAGAG GTAACCCTTACAGATATGAACTGCTTGATTTTCCCATGGATTCAAAGAAAAAAGCATTGACTTGGCCAGGTCAGGGTGTATATTATGAT TTTCCTAAATGTGTTGAGAAAAACAAGCCAGTATTCTACCCAAAACCTCCTAAAACCTTTGCTCCTAACCCATCTTTGAATCCATGGGATGCTGTGAACTCTGCAAAGGAAGCCAATATACAAAGAAATCTTGAGCGGTCCCACTGGATCACTTCATATACTAATGATTTTACAG GTCTAGGGCCCATGAGCCCCCTTGAGCTGGATGATTACCATGAAAAGGAGGTAGCAGAGCTAACTGGACAGATAGGATTTGacccacagcct CAAGAAAAATTCCATCCTGCCTTAAAACCTCCCAAACCTTTGGAAGGTCGGATTGCCCGACTTATTCATAACCAACGACCTCTGGAGGCCATGGTACAAGGCCCACCTTCCTGCCCAGACTGTACCCCTAGAGCGTTGTGTGCTTTCCATACATTCATACCCAGTTCCACAGAAATGATGGCAATGAACGATAACCTCCTGCCTGGAATTACCCATAAAAACCAGGATATTGAAGAGAAGATTAAGGAAGAACAAGGCTTGATGTCTACCTATACACTCCCAACTTGTTATCCAACAAAAGATCTGACTAATCTTTATGACCTAAAATCATTTCCAAAGATCACAGACACCAAAAAGACAGATGACTTATACTGGAGACAGCTGGCAATGAAACCCCTACCCATAACCTGCTCTAAGTCAAACCATTACATTGACTACGAACCACTTAAATCTGCCTTCCGTGACCCATATACTATGTGCCAGAACCCTGTTCGCCTCAGTAAGTCTAATATTCTGCATAACAGAACAGATATGGATGATTTCACTTTTAACCACTTTTTAAGTAAACCAGAATTTTTGGACCCGGACATGGAAAGCAATGAAGAAACAAGACCTATTTGGGCGTGGGTTCCTAGAGCTGGAGTGCCCAAACCTCAGACCAACCTGCTAGACCTTAGGAACTCCTTTTCAAAGTCCATGGCACAGAAGCGTTTGCATGATTCCATCCAAGAAGAACAGAAGGACCTCAGGGATAAGATACACTCCGGGATGAGACATCATTTCTATGGCCACAATAGCCATTATTTCTATAATTGA